ACCAAGGAACAGAAACTGACTAGCTAGGAGCTGTGGGGCCGAACAGGGCAGGGATGTCCAGGtatcagaaaataaaaggagCTCAGATGAGCAGCCAGAGCCACGTTAGGGCCAGGCCGAGACTCATGGAGCTCAGCCCCATTCATGGCCTCAGCAATATCcagaatctatttttaaaattactacaactcaacaacaacaaataaaaccacacaaaaaacaattgaaaaatgggcaaaggacttgaatagacacgtCTCTAAAGATGAAACACAAATGGCCCACAAGCCtgcaaaaagatgttcaacctcactactcatcagagaagtgcaaatcaaaaccacaatgaaatatcaccattaggatggctacaattaaaataacaacaaaaaaagcagggacttgaacagatatttgcacacccgtgttcatagcagcactatatacaatagtcaagaggtggaagcaacacaaatgtccatcagtggatgaatggataaacagtatgttgtatacacatacaatgggaAATTATTCAGctttcaaaaaggaaggaaatcctatcatgtgacaacatggatgaactttaagaactttatgctaagtgaaataagccagtcacaaaaacacaaatactgtatgattacaattatatgaagtatctaaagcAGTCAAATTCAGTAAAACACAAAGAAgcacagtggttaccaggggctggggagagagggacatGGGGAATTGTTTAATatgtacaaagtttcagttttgcaagatgaagaaatTTTAGCGATTTGTTGAACAAATATGCAACAAGTGAACATGCTTAACACTgaaatgtatacttaaaaatggttaaaatggtcaattttatgttaaatgttttttaccacaattttagaaaattggtTACATTTCTCTGTACCAgaaataactgaattgaaaataaaattacaataagATACCAATCACAATCGCAACAAAAGCTCTAAAATGTCCAAGAGTTAACCGATCATACCCAGATTACTgtgaaaaagtgaattttaaaaagcataataagTTCgctggtggcctaatggttagtaatccaggctttcactgccatggcccaggttcaatgcctggtcagggaactaagatcctgcaagcttcgCGGTGTGGTGGGAGTGGGGACATAATGAAGAGCAAATAAGTCATTTGAATAAATAAGGACATACCCTCTGCTTTTGCATGGGATGACTTGCTCGTAAAAAGAAATCAATTATCCCCACGTTGCTCTATATATTCAGTATAACCTCAATCAAACTTCGACTTTCATTTTGAGAACTCTATAAACTTACTGTAAACcttgtaggggaaaaaaagaaagattcagaAAGAGTTACAGAAacttggggcagggaggggtggagagggagagtGTTCTCCCAGGTCCCCCAGCAGGAAAGTACAAACTTGGTCTTCTCTTGCAACTGAGGTCTTGTCcaaggccaaaaaaacccccaagttTTGCAtctttctcccccccaccccaccccccaaccttgGCTTCTTTCCTTCATATTGTAAATGTGCTGACtgtcctccctctgcctttcgGTCCCACTCTCTGCACTTCTCCACTGCCCCAGGGCGCTAACCTATATGACATCACAGGCTCCCTGCTCCCTGGCTTTCTCTTGCTTTTAGCCTTGCCcagagagcagagggaagaggagagtgaGGTCAGGGTTTTTATTCCCTTGGCTCCCTCCCTGCAAGGTCAGCTTAGGCTGGCTGTGTCCCTTGGACTGAAGGGTAGGGCATTGCTACTGGCAAGGCAGGGACTCTACAGGATTTGCCCTGCTCTGGGTTCTGATAACCCCTCCCGTCCCCAGGGAGTAGTGACAGCTCAGCTGCTGCTAGCTCCAGGTCACTGTACTGTCCTCCACCCACTTCCTTGTAAATAGAGTCTCCTTGAACTATCCTGGTGTAAGTGCCATTCGTTTTCCATTGAGGCCTTGATACAATGAAAGTCACTTATTTCTTCATTCCCTGCCCCAGTCCAGTCTGACCAGGGGGCTCATGGGAGCCCCACATGCAGTGGAAAAGAAAGGCAGTGTTGGGAGAGCCAGTGAGCCCCTGTCTGGGAGCAGCCTCTTTGAGTTTGGGGCCTTTCCACTCTCTGCAGCCCCTGCGGACTGGTCTGGCCAAGGGGTGGCAGGAAGCACCAAGGAGGAATCCCCCAGGTCCTGCTCCAGGGCAGTTTGAGGACTCTTGGGAATGGCAGGTACTCCATCCATGaccaaggtgggggtggggtttgaCTCCACCCTCATCTGTCATCTGATACCCCCGGGTTTACTTTGGAAACACAATTACTTGAGAAGATGATCTAAAAATAGTTTCCCTAAATAAACAGTGAGGTTAAATACCAGTCCCTGTCTGTTCCTTTCACATGAATGTGTGCTGAGTAAGGAAGCAAAGAACCTGGAACACAGGAACACGCGTTCCTTCAGGAAAACACCAAGGAGACACCCTCCCGGGATGCATTTGgtatgtttggatttttttttcttaaacaacaGAGGGAAttacctggcagtccagtggttaggactcctcgcttccactgcgaggggcacaggttccatccctgattgggaaactaagatgccacatgctgtgtagcatggccaaaaattaaaaataaataaataaaaataaaataaaacaacagaaatgtattctctcacagttaaggaggccagaagtctgaaatcaaggtgttgagaggattggttccttctggaggctgtaaAAGAGAATCTGCTTCATGCTTCTCTCCTAGTTTCCAATGGTTGCTGgaaatccttggtgttcctttttttttttccttttattttattttattttaaatttttattggcgtatacttgatttacaatgtcgtgttagtttctggtggGGTGCATTTGGTTTTATTACCATCGTCTTCAATGGTCCAAAGAAGAACCTCAAACTTGGGGTCAACACATTTGGCTGAAGTATTGGTATCTGCCCCAAGTGTTgaagttcctgccctcatggtCACAAACGTGTGTCCTTTATGGGTGGAGAGTTGGCCTAGATGACATATTAAGTCAATTCCAGCTTCaagttcagtttttaaaacaagACATTTAAgagaagggtttccctggtggcgcagtggttgagagtccgcctgccgatgctggggacacaggttcgtgccccggtccgggaagatcccacatgccgcggagcagctgggcctgtgagccacggccactgagcctgcgcgtccggagcctgtgctccgcaacgggagaggccacaagagtgagaggcccgcataccgcaaaaaaaaaaaacgaagaaaAGACATTGAAGGGAGAGAACCAATCGTTGTGCCACTTTGATTAGATATAACACAGAAGCccaactctctccctctctctgtctctctctcacgcacgcgcacgcgcacgcgcacacacctTTACTCTCCTCAAACAGGAGGTGGCGCATCGTTATCCCTCTTCTGCCTTCCTTCCAGGCACCACTCACTCGCCTGTGGAGATCTATGTGACACTTTTTTCCCACTCCCCATCTGGAAGGGGACAGCCTTCCCTATAAACCAAACACCTACGCGATTAGGGCAGAGAAAAGTTTGCACGGGGTCTCCAGAGAGAGACTGGAAGCTCTCTAATTAGCtgactctctccctccttcccctggcGTCCTGCTACTTTGATTTTCACTGCTGAGACCACACCCAGAGCCTTGGGAAGTACAGCGTCTCCTTCACAAAAGGCCAGGCATAGACAAGACCCAAAGCCCCACCCAGACTAGACTATCAGAAGGAATTAGCTttgtcaaacaaacaaaaacaagaacagcgaatggaaaaatgaaaatgaaacaatatgGCAAGACTTCAAACAGCAAGTTCTTAAAGAAAGCAGGTAGTGGGGTAGAGGTGATAGATTATTTACATGATATACAAGCTAATTAATTAAATGTtgtataaaaactttttttcaatgAAACATAAAACTGGTAAAATTTGTAGAGATTAGTTTCTGAGCTTACCTATACGGATCACAGCGCATGGCACTCCACTGCTTCCTACGTTATATGGCCCAGCTCAGAGAATAGCTATTTTGAACTTGTGAGCATTTTCCCCTACCATTGACTTCTTCATGAAACTCCTTCCAGAAGAGATGCCCTGATCACAAGGATCCATCTGGGGAAACTATGGATATGGTGGAAATCAATTCACTGATTGGACAAACCCTGagcacctactttttttttttttttaattgaagtatagttgatttacagtgttgtataactttctgctgtacagcaaactgattcagttatacaaatatatacacattgtttttcgtattattttccattatggtttatcacaggatactgaatagagttccctgtgctctacagtaggaccttattgtttatccattctatatataatagcttgcatctgctaatccgaaactcccagcccatccctcccccttggcaaccacatatctgttctctgtgtccatgGGTCTggttctgtttcatagataagttcatttgtgtcatattttattttatttttaataattttatttatttatttttggctgcattgggtcttcgttgctgtgcacaggctttctctagttgcggcgagcgggggctactcttcattgtggtgcgtaggcttctcattgcggtggcttctcttgttgcggagcacgggctctaggcgcacgggcttcagtagttgcgggacgcgggctctagagcgcaggctcagtagttgtggtgcacgagcttagttgccccgtggcatgtgggatcttcccggaccagggctcgaacccgtgtcccctgcattggcaggcggattcttaaccactgcactaccagggaagtccctgtgtcatattttagattccatatataagctatatcttatggtatttgtctttctcttcctgacttccttcacttagtatgatcatctctaggtccatccatgttgctgcaaatggcattattttgttccttttttataccTGAGCACCAGCTTGGATATCAAGTCTGTATGCACAGTGCTATCCCCACACTTCTCCAGGCCCCCATCAGCACAGAAACTGTGCAAGGAGGAAGGGTCCCAGCCCCCGTGaccaccctcccacccacccacacaaaCAACCATGGAGACAACAATGCAGGAAGATTCCACACACCGTCTGTCTTCTGACCCTTTCCCCCAGCTCATCAGATTCTGCTCTTATGTGTTCCTACATAGACACCCACACACATGCATCCCTAACCCCTTGTTCTCCCTCCACAATTCTCTGTTAGGCTAAACTCCTCCAATACTTACTTTCATTTCTGGTTCCTTTCGGTTGCCTAGTCTAGTATCTAACTCTCATTCCAAAGACAATGCCACCTGTGTCCAGCAGGTGTCGCCCTTTACTGGGAACGAAGAGCACCTCTCTTCCGCTGTGTGAAATCCAGCCCCCAACGGTGGATCCCCCTTGGGTTTGGGGTGGAAGGGAATGTAAGGGGGGCTCTGAAGAGTGGTGTGCTCGACAGCATGAGGGTCCTCAGAATACAGCAGCCTAGTTACTTCCAACTCAGGTAGACAGACATCCTACAGAGAATTTGCTGTtcaaccttggacaagttatttaacctctctgaacctcactttcaTCTGTGACTCAGAGGGAGACCATCCTTCCTTACCAGGTGATTGTGGAGAATGAATGAGATACAACATAAATcacttagcccagtgcctagGTCATGATAAGCACTCGAGTTACGGTCCCTTTCCCACGTAGGTTATGGAAGAAAATAACTGCCCAGAACTCAGATCAGGAATTGAGCTCTGCCCCTTGAATACTGACTATCTGAGGGTCTGTGTCAGAGTTGTGATGAGGATCAGATGAaacaatgcatgtaaagcacCTAGTAGAGCACCTGGCCCAGAAAGTTGTGACTGACATGTCACGAGTGTGGGCTGGCTGTGTGCCAGGTAATGTTCTCAGCCGTTTACaagtatgaactcatttaatcctcattaagATCCCTTATGAGGTCAGAAAACTGTAAACCCCCTCCTATCCCTGACTCTGTGACTCCATCCCCCCACAGTTTATTACCTTCTTACGAATTATCCATCAGGAAACTGTCCCCATTTCTGTCATGTCTAGATGGGAAAATGGGAGGAAACACTGACTCCTCGACTGCAGTAGGAGAGTGAATCAAGCCCAGCCCCTGACTGCCTATAGTCCCTCCTCAGGGCCTCAAGAAAAAGCATGGAAAAAACTGTATTTCCACCAGAGTTTATTCCTCAGAGCCGATCACCAGCGACTCATACCTCTGTGGCACAGGAGGCCCCCAAGAGGGCCTTTGACGTTTCTCCCCAGATTATATTCAGCCCAGATACGTAGCCTTGGGCTCTACCTATGGACAATACCTTGGTTACAGAATATTCCCAGGAATGAGTTCCCCAAGTTGTAAGGTTTCCATAGCAGGGACTGggaaattcatagaatcaaataGAGAAACCATAGGATCCAAGAAAATGTGGACGCTTGGACGGGCTGGAGGAGCACAGCAGCATCCTTAGGAGTTCGAATCTCCTCACGTGGAGAGGAACTTGTAGGATTCTGCCTCTAGGAAATGTGCTGACctgcagaagaaatgaaaacaaggtAATAAAGCTCCAAACCAACTTGACCCCGTCGTTTGTCCCTATAACCATCCATGCCAGAGCCTTTAATACAGTGATATGGAAAATTCTAGATCACCAAACACTAAGGAGCCACCTTCAGACACTCTGTTGGGTAGAAGAGAAGGGGGTAGGTGCTCCTCCCTTCTGTTCCTGATCCCAGCAACGGCAGCTTCAATCACATTGTCAGCCCGAGCCTGGTGGAAGCTCACCCCCGCTCCAAATAGCACCATTAGCTGAACCCAACGGTGACTCCCTCTAACCTTCACCCGCTCCAAAGGGCCAGCAGGCAGACAGACCAACAGACACGTTACCTTCTGGATAATTGGACCCTGGGAGGAAAACGTAGCctaggagaagaaaatatttgagtggAGGACAGTCTTTGTGGATAAAAGTCTCTGGTATTTTTCACAGCCAATGGGGTAGCCATGGGAGAACCagtcacaaagagaaagtgaacagagggacttgcctggtggtccagtggttaagactctgtgctcccaatgcagggggcccgggttcgatccctggccagggaactagagaCTGCATGCTGcgactaagagtccgcatgccgcaactaaagatcccgcatgccggaactaagacccaacaaagccaaatacatttttctctttttaattttttaaagtgagcaGAGGTTGGGATTGAGAGTTCAGGAGGGTCACTCACCGGAGAAGGCAGCTCTCCGCCAGCTGACCAAACCAAGAGAGAAGATGACGAGGCCCAGGACCAGAGTCACAGCACACGCAAAAACCTTCACTGTCTGCACTGGCGACAGCCCAGGAGCTGCGGAAGTAGAAACTTACTAGAACCAATTTCTCTTGCTCGTTCCCAGAGCAACTTCATTTACTGCGACCTCCAGCTCAGGTTCAAAGGTGCTATATCTGGACCCCAAGGGTCTAGCTCACACCAATCCACGCCCAAGGAAGTGGCCTTTCCTCAAAACCCCCATCCTGTGGGTCTCTACTCCTGTGGTTCCCTGGGGAGCCGCTCTCCCTGAGTTAGTACCCCCGCTTCCAGATCCTCTCTAAGATGATGGAGCCTCTCAAGGCATcctgtattcttccttcaccccGACGGCACCCTTGCTGAGGAATGCAGAGTTCCCCATCCCTCTCTCCATTTGCCTGTGGTGACAATACTTGCTCCCTTGACCACTCTATCCGAGCATTTTCCTATGAAATTGTCTTTCCGCCTTTCCTAACTTCCCAAGGTTTCATTCCATGAGTTATCCAAGTACTTATGTGTCTCCTACCTGCCCACTTCCAGATTTGGGTCCTTCCAGAACCTGTCTCCACCCCCCTCCACAGCCCTCACTTCCTGGAGCTGGCCCTAGTCTGAATCCTGTCCCCTACCAGGATTCCTTTCCTTTAACTACTTCCAATCCCGGGGTTCAAACAATGGTGACTGGCTTTATGCAGTAGCCTCCAAGTGTGTACACCAAAGTGTCTGCCAGCCCTGGCTTCTTCCTCCCTGATAGAGCAGCCCCAATTCAGTACGGCCCCCAGACCGAGAGAGTCCCCTTTCTTCCGTGACCTTCTTTATTTCTCCAACTCCCATTCCTGACCTGACAACAGAATAGCGGAAATCTGAGAATCCTAGAATATTGCATCACAATTTGGGCTTCTGAAAATATGGTTACCAAATCGACATCCTCTTTTCAGGACAGTCaggctcccctcccaccctcagaCAAGCACATAACACCAACCACAGCACCATAGCAACAGCAACAGTAACTCTTgtcatgcatgcaggatcttccccgaccagggatggaaccccgtGACTCCTGCactggaagctcggagtcttaaccactggaccgccagggaagtccaacaataACTAACTCTTTCCGTGTCTGTATCCCCTGGCCCCATCTCTGGTCATGAACCCTCCGTAAGTTCCTCCAGACTCACTCTTTCTgagcatctccctctctcccctgtaCCGTGGAGGACCTCTCTACATCCCATTCCCTCTGCCAAAATATTGGTGTTCTtttttcccaaccagggatggaacccgtgtcccccgcaggggaagcgcggagtcctaacttGACCGCTAGGGAATGACAGTAGCTCTCTGCTTTAACGCTAattcctcccacctgccccacaCTTACTCCAGTCCTGAAGGATGGGTTCAAGAGTGCTAATGTGCTCTACCACACAGGTGTAGGTGTCCCCCAAAGAGGGGGTTATGGCCAAATGGGAGACGGTCTGGTATGTCCAGTCTCCGTTGGGCTGGACCGTCTTATGGGCGCTGCCGTGAGGGAGGACCAGCTGCCCGTTCTTCCTCCACGTGATGGTCACAGCAGCTGGATAGAAGCCCCACACGTAGCAGGCCAGCATCACAGTCTCCCTCGTGTTAAAAGGAGTGGCTTTAACTACTTGCACAGATGGCGGTcctgcagaggaggaaaaaagagtcACGAAGGAGGGCAACATTCTGGCTTTCCCTCCAACCTGGTTTCTTTCCTACTTGAATTCTTCCTGGATTTTGCCCACCGACCTTCCCAACCCCCACCTCATTCCCACACACATCCCTTTGAAAATGAGGAGTTAGAATGTACTCCTGCTTCACTCTTTCTTGGCTCCCATTTcatcactgctccttcctttttcctccaaAATTATATTTGTTCACAATAAGTAGAAGCCAGGGCTGAACTGCAGGCTGTTTCAGAAGTCATTGTATTAATTTCAAGTGCATAAGTGAATTGTCATCCAGAGTTATAGTGGGGGGTTTGCAAAAGTAGGAAAACACCCTTGTCCTCAAATCTCATTGAACAAATTGACTTGATAaagaaagccttttttttttccttgaatagtTTAAGGAAACAAGGCTAACTCAGGACTAACTCTCCTAAATTTGGACGAGGGAATCTAATTCATGAGATCATTCATGTTGCCATCTTTTAATAGTTTACTTTTCTAGGTGACCCTTCCGCTTGCTTGGGTGTTTTTCAAACAAAGTATTCAATAAAAATCCAAGATATTGTGTGAAGATGCAGATTCCCGAGCCTGCAGCCCTGGCTATTTTCATCCAACAGATCTGTAGCGGTTCTCAAGGGCTTGTGTTTTTAACAAGCACCTTCCCCAGGCGATTCTGAGAAATCATATCTTAAGACACAGTACTCTGTACGATAGAGAActtcaagttttcttttaaaaatctcaagtCATTCTCAGTGCAAGTGATTAAGGGTGAGAGAGTTTGCATCAGAATTCCCTGGGAGGTTTTCCAAATATTCCCATGCCTGGGCCTGTCTCAGACCCGGGACACCAGAACCTGGGCTACAGTGGCGTGAGCATTTTGGGAAAAGCCATTCTGGTAATTCTGACAGTTCAACCCCTGGTTGAACTTGGATCTGCCTCCTGAGATGCCCTAAATTGAAGGAAAACTAGCTTACTCTCCCCGCGATAGCTCCTCACTGGCTCAAACATCACCTCCCCTTTTTCATTCCTGCCCTACCCCTGTCAACCACCTTGTGTCCTCGTAAGGGTCAACCCTCCCTCTTTTTACATCACAGGTCCTCtgattttctgcttctttcctgcCCACAGCTCAAACCCCTTGCCGGTGAGGGACCCTTCTTGGCCTCCCCTCTCCTAACTGTGCTTCCTAACCatccctctgctcccttctcGCCTTACGTGTCCTGTGGGTCAGAGATCTCCAGAAGGGCTGGGTGTGTGTGGCACAGTCCTGCAGCCCGTTGGATAAGCGTTTGATCAGGTTTTCCTTATGGTTGAGGTAATCTGAGAGGTATTTGGCCAAGCCGTTCAGTACCCCAAATTCACAAGGGACCATACTGGCCTGCAGGGGATCCCAGCAGGTCAGCAAATCCTTGTTGAAGGAGATACAATATGTGAACTCTTTTGGAGTCCCATTGTCATCCAGCAGACAGGTGCTTTCCACGTGGGCCACAAAGCCTCCTGCAGGAGCCAGAGAAGGGGGATAGGTCAGAGTCCTCTGCAGGAACCCAAGCCTCAGTTACACCTGGTGAGTGGGGCACAGGTTTCCCGACTGAGGCAGCATCTGCTGACCAAGCTCATGGACCAGAGTCTCTGAGAGTCCCGATTAAGGGCATAGATGGTCCTAGCAGAGAAGTTTCTAGATCCCGTTTCCTCTTTATGTGAGACTAAGCATGGGGACACAAGTAGCCCAAAATTATTTGCATGTTTAAACACAACAATTTACCCAGGATAAGACCTTCAGTAAGGCCAGTGATCGAGTGAGAAAAGGGGTCAAAGGAAAGAGTCAGCCTTGTTCTGTGCTGGACACATTATTAAATATTCGTGCCACATGTATTTCTGAAGCACTCGCTGTGTGCTAGGCACCGTGCTAGGAGCTGGGGATGCAGCATTCAACAGGGCAGATATCGTCTTTGCCTACCTACCAACAGGAAATGTCTATTACACGAATAATTATACAGCTTAATTACGTTAAAATTGCTACacagaaaaacaacaaggtcctactgtgtagcacagggaactatagtcaatagcctaggataaaccataatggaaaagaatattaataaagaacgtatacatgtgtataactgagtcactttgctgtacagcagaaattaacacaacattgtaaatcaactaaacttcaataaaaaaataaatttaaaaaattgctacaAAGGTACAGTACGAAGTGCTATGGGAGTATGTAATAGGGAGACAGACTAGTTTGGGGTATCCGAATCCAATAACAAAACTGAACACCCTACCCAAAGGGAGCAGAGGAAGGGAGGGTCCTTACCTGCTCCGGTGCAGCCCAGGCTGAGGCCCAGCAGCAGCGGCAGGAGGGCAGTCATGCTCTCCTCGGGGGAGACACGGGGAATCCTGTCCCCTGGAGCAGCTCTTCCAGGGGCCCTGGGTCCTTGCCTGCCCGAGAAGTCCCAGCCTGGGTAGATGATCTCCAAACACTGAGTGGGAATATGGTTATTGCCGGGGCCCCCTCGATGCTCTCTAAATGAGCGATTTGGAGCTACCAAGCCCCTAGATACTATACCTGTTCCTTACCTGATCATCTAACTCAGTGTCCCAAACTGAGAACTGTCAGATTGGCTAGGTAGGCGGGGACAAGTGTAGAGACAAATCGCTGAGCGCATCCGCTCAGCATCATCAGTTACTAGGTAAATCTCACTCTGCCCTGGGCTTTTAAGAACTGGTCTCTTAACTCTCCTAAGGAACAGTCTGTAGGTGGATTTCCCTAGCTCAGTGGAGAGAATAAACCCAATATTCCCAAGATGTATGCAGCCTGGACTGCCCACTGGTTTAACTGTTTCCGCTCAAGGTCCTCCTCAAAGACTGGGGACTAGGTaacctctctttctcctttaagGGAAGTTACTTGGGAATTTATCCCTTGATTACATATTCCTTGGTCTGTCCTGTCACCCAGGAAACAGGCGGACAAGGGGCCCTTCTAGGGCATGTGGTAGAGGCAGGGCTGCTAAGGAAGGAGATGTAGGGAGAGTGCAGTTAGCTGGCCTCAAAGCAAGACTGCAGAAGAGAAGCAGTTCCTAAGAGATCAGGGCCACAGCCCTGAAAAATCCCTCCCTGGGCTTCCATTGCTTCATCTGTCCTAGCCCAGATgagcttcattttctcctttctgctttCCTAAGCCAGAAACCCGAACCCCCTACCCTCTGAAACATCTCAGAGCAGACCGCAGGGCAATACCACTTAACCCCCTTGATAATTAGCTGGTGATGGGCCAATGCCCAAAGCTCACTTGTCTCCCCCAAACTCAAAACTCCCCTATGTGTTTCCCCCACAGGTCCCATCTGTCCTGGGGCAGGTCCCCACATTATGAAGCCActagaaaaatgagataaaacatcCCTACTTTTCTTCCCCAggaaaagacaaattttaaatagCAATTCATTCTCATTGTGAACTATACGATTGATAGATTTTCCCATTACAAATGTAAAACCCTAAATTGGTTTCTCTGTGCTCCCCACTAGGCTTCATGGCTGCCTCTCCTcaccttgctttcttttttaaaaatatttgtttatttttttagctgcaccaggtcttagttgcagcacatgggatcttcgttgccacatgcGGGacctttttagttgcggcattcaGGATTtatttccctgatcagggatcgaacccgggccccctgcactggggacatggagtcttaactgctgcaccaccagggaagtccaagcaaGTTTCACCTTGCTTTCTGAAAGCTCTTGAATTTGACTTGATAGTGAGCTAAATAAAAGAGGATTAGGAGGGAAGCCCTTGACACCACATTTACCTGTCCTCCTTCCAAGTCCCTGACCCCCAGAGAATCTgatatttatgaagaaaaaaggaagagggggaagCTTACCTCCAAGATGAAAACATACATGAATATCAGGAACAAAAGAGTTGTTTTGTGTAACTAGTTGAGCTTCACTGAAGCTCTGCCCAcgtccccccaccaccacccataCACTCAGCCCCACCTGGGTTATACCGCTACACTTGAACTTCTCTAATGAACCATTAAGGGTTGAATGGGCAGAAAATTGAGGAGGGGGAATGGGCAGAAAATTGAGGAGGGGGAGTGCAAAATTTGTTAAGCTTCTACTTTGTGACAGATACTATGCTAAGTCAATCCTTTAcatgctatctcatttaatcttaaaagacctgttgggcttccctgctggcgcagtggttgagagtccgcctgctgatgcaggggacacgggttcgtgccccggtccgggagggtcccacatgccgcggagcagctgggcccgtgagccatggccgctgagcctgcacgtccggagcctgtgctccccaacagtgagaggcccgcgtaccgcaaaaaaaaaaaaaaaaaaaaaaaaaaagacctgttaatggtcctcattttacagtttgGAAAACAGGTCCAAAGATTCACACCCAA
This genomic interval from Lagenorhynchus albirostris chromosome 10, mLagAlb1.1, whole genome shotgun sequence contains the following:
- the LOC132528099 gene encoding HLA class II histocompatibility antigen, DM beta chain isoform X4 yields the protein MTALLPLLLGLSLGCTGAGGFVAHVESTCLLDDNGTPKEFTYCISFNKDLLTCWDPLQASMVPCEFGVLNGLAKYLSDYLNHKENLIKRLSNGLQDCATHTQPFWRSLTHRTRPPSVQVVKATPFNTRETVMLACYVWGFYPAAVTITWRKNGQLVLPHGSAHKTVQPNGDWTYQTVSHLAITPSLGDTYTCVVEHISTLEPILQDWSKCGAAPGLSPVQTVKVFACAVTLVLGLVIFSLGLVSWRRAAFSGQHIS
- the LOC132528099 gene encoding HLA class II histocompatibility antigen, DM beta chain isoform X3 codes for the protein MTALLPLLLGLSLGCTGAGGFVAHVESTCLLDDNGTPKEFTYCISFNKDLLTCWDPLQASMVPCEFGVLNGLAKYLSDYLNHKENLIKRLSNGLQDCATHTQPFWRSLTHRTRPPSVQVVKATPFNTRETVMLACYVWGFYPAAVTITWRKNGQLVLPHGSAHKTVQPNGDWTYQTVSHLAITPSLGDTYTCVVEHISTLEPILQDWSKCGAAPGLSPVQTVKVFACAVTLVLGLVIFSLGLVSWRRAAFSGYVFLPGSNYPEGQHIS
- the LOC132528099 gene encoding HLA class II histocompatibility antigen, DM beta chain isoform X2, with amino-acid sequence MTALLPLLLGLSLGCTGAGGFVAHVESTCLLDDNGTPKEFTYCISFNKDLLTCWDPLQASMVPCEFGVLNGLAKYLSDYLNHKENLIKRLSNGLQDCATHTQPFWRSLTHRTRPPSVQVVKATPFNTRETVMLACYVWGFYPAAVTITWRKNGQLVLPHGSAHKTVQPNGDWTYQTVSHLAITPSLGDTYTCVVEHISTLEPILQDWTPGLSPVQTVKVFACAVTLVLGLVIFSLGLVSWRRAAFSGYVFLPGSNYPEGNVSVGLSACWPFGAGEG
- the LOC132528099 gene encoding HLA class II histocompatibility antigen, DM beta chain isoform X1; translation: MTALLPLLLGLSLGCTGAGGFVAHVESTCLLDDNGTPKEFTYCISFNKDLLTCWDPLQASMVPCEFGVLNGLAKYLSDYLNHKENLIKRLSNGLQDCATHTQPFWRSLTHRTRPPSVQVVKATPFNTRETVMLACYVWGFYPAAVTITWRKNGQLVLPHGSAHKTVQPNGDWTYQTVSHLAITPSLGDTYTCVVEHISTLEPILQDWSKCGAAPGLSPVQTVKVFACAVTLVLGLVIFSLGLVSWRRAAFSGYVFLPGSNYPEGNVSVGLSACWPFGAGEG